CGATGTCCTCGACCACGGCGCGGAATTTCCCTTCCATCGTCCGGTAGATCAAATCCGGACGGTCTTCGCGGATGACCGGGCGGTTCGTCGGAATGACGACGACGCGCATGTTGTAAATGTTGCGGAACTCTTCCTCTTCCGTTTTCGCCGTCCCCGTCATCCCCGCCAATTTTTCGTACATGCGGAAATAGTTTTGGAACGTAATCGTGGCTAAGGTCATCGACTCGTTTTGAATCTCGAGCCCCTCTTTCGCCTCAATGGCTTGATGAAGCCCATCGCTGTAACGGCGGCCGTGCATCAAGCGCCCGGTGAACGGGTCGACGATGATCACTTTTCCGTCTTGCACGACATAGTCGACATCGCGCTGCATCGTCACGTGCGCCCGCAGCGCCAGCTGAATATGGTGGTTGAGCGTGACGTGTTTCAAATCGAACAAGTTGTCGATGCCAAACGCGCGCTCCGCTTTGTTGATCCCTTCTTCCGTCAGCTGGACGCTTTTCGTTTTTTCATCGTATGTGTAATCGACATCTTTGCGCAACGTGCGGACAAACGCATTCGCCTGCACATACAGCTTGGTCGACTTCTGCGCCGTGCCGGAAATGATGAGCGGCGTCCGCGCTTCATCGATTAAAATCGAGTCGACCTCGTCGATGATCGCATAATAGAGCGGCCGCTGCACAATGTGCTCTTTATAGAGCACCATGTTGTCGCGCAAATAGTCAAAGCCAAACTCGTTGTTCGTCCCGTACGTAATGTCGGCGTTGTACGCCGCCTGCTTCTCCTCGCGCGACATGCCGCTTAAGTTCAAGCCGACGGTCATGCCTAAAAACTCATACAGTTTGCCCATTTCCGTCGCATCGCGCGTCGCCAAGTATTCGTTGACCGTCACGACATGCACGCCGCGCCCCGTCAAGGCGTTCAAATAGACGGGCATCGTCGCCGTCAACGTTTTCCCTTCCCCGGTTTTCATCTCGGCGATGTCGCCCTCATGCAAGACGACGCCGCCCATAATTTGCACTTTATATGGGTACAAGCCAAGGACGCGCTTCGCTCCTTCGCGCACAACGGCAAACGCCTCAACAAGCAAATCATCGAGCGATTCGCCTTGTTGGTAGCGGGCTTTGAATTCCTCGGTTTTTTGCCGCAGCTGTTCATCGGACAGTCGGGCCATCTCCGGACCGAGCGCATCCACTTGATCCGCAATTTTCTCGAGCCTTGCCAACTGACGCTTGTTCGGGTCAAATACTTTTTTTAAGACTCCAAGCATAGGAAACGCTCCTTATTTTTCATGGACTCACTTATTCATCATATCATTTACAGGGATAGGTGACAACTGTTGCACAGGCTTAGAGAGGGGCATGTCCAAAAGAGGGAATCACGCCTTGGACTGAAGCTGCTCAATCGCCGCTTCCGCATGGTGAAGCCGCCGGTTCAGCGCATAAATTTCAAAACTTTTCTCCTCAACTTTTTCATGAATTTTGCGAAACAATATTTGCACATCATCCACAAGCTGCGTTTCGACCCGATGAAGCGTCTCTTTCACTTCCGTCAATTCAGTTTCCACACCATCCAACCGGGTCTCCACGCCATCTAACCGCGTTTCCACGCCATCCAATCGGGTCTCTACGCCGCCCAATCGCGTTTCCACGCCGTCCAACCGGGTCTCCACACCATTCAACCGCGTTTTCACGCCGTCCAATCGGGTCTCCACGCCATTCAATCGCGTTTCCACGCCGTCCAACCGGGTCTCTACACCATTCAACCGCGTTTCCACGCCGTCCAATCGGGTCTCTACGCCATTCAACCGCGTTTCCACGCCGTCCAACCGGGTCTCTACACCATTCAACCGCGTTTCCACGCCGTCCAACCGGGTCTCTACGCCGCCCAACCGCGTTTCCACACGGTCTAACCGCTCTTTCACCGCGCCCATTTCCTGTTCGAGGCCGACGAGGCGTCCGTTCATCTCCGTCAAACGGCCATCCATCTGCTCAAACCGTTGGCGAGTTTCTTCTTGGAACACCAAAAATCCTTTTTCCATGTTGTCCAACTTGGACAAGATTTGACGCAACAGTTCCTCCATCGCTCTCCCCCATTTTGATTTTTCTCATGCATATTATAACATCCCCTGCCAAAAAAAGCAGGGGATGCGCATAGGGAGGCTGTTCAATTCGCCTCGATCAATCCGTATTTTCCGTCTTTGCGGCGGTAGACGATGTTCGTCCGGTTTGTTTCCGCGTTGGTGAAAATGAAGAAGTTGTGCCCCAACAAATTCATTTGCAAAATCGCTTCTTCGCTGTCCATCGGCTTCAAGCTGAAATGTTTCGTGCGCACGATTTCAAACTCCTCTTCATTATTCTCCGCCGCGGAAGCGCCGATCGAGACAGGGGCAGCCAGCTTCGCTTCTTTCTCGCGGTCGCGCAGCTTCCGATTGACTTTCGTTTTATGTTTGCGGATTTGCCGCTCGAGCTTATCGGTTACTAAATCGATGGCCGCATACATATCTTCATGGCGCTCTTCAGCGCGCAGCAACAAATGCGGAATCGGAATGGTCACCTCGATTTTCCCTTGTCCATCGTTGTATACTTTTAAATTGACGTGCACATGCACGTCTTCGGTGCCATCAAAGTAGCGTTCCAGTTTCCCGATTTTTTTCTCCACGTACTCACGCAACGCTGGAGTCACTTCGAGGTTTTCCCCGCGAACGTTATACATCATCGCTGACCACTCCTTATCTTTAAAACTGTAAATCCCTACACTTTTTTATTACCCATCCAATCCATGTTTCAATCAAAAATATTTTTGAAGATTTTGTGAAAAACATAGGAAAATATGGTAAGATAGGCATAGGTGTTTTTTCTTATGATGTGGAAGGTACGGAGTGTGTGAACGATGCGAAAGGTCCATATTTCCCATGCGAAAAGCGGTGACGTGCTCGCTGTCGACTTGTTCGCCGCCAACGGCAGCGTCCTTTTGTCGCGCGGCGTGCGGCTGACAAGCGGCTACATCCGTTCTTTAGCACAAAAAGGGGTTCAATACATTTATATTGACGACAAACAAACATATGACATCCGCCCGCGCCCGCTCATCAGCCCGACCGTGCGCCAGCAGGCGGTGAAAAAAGTGTACGAGACGATGACGGCCTTGATTGAGCAAAAAAAGCTGCTCAGCCGTGTGTCTTCCCTCGATTTGGGAAAAGAGTACGAAAAAGTGTTCAAAGACATTTTGGATTATCTGCTAAAACAAGAAGATTTGCTCATCAACTTGTCGGATTTGGTCATTTCCAATGGATACTTTTTCCACCATTCAGTCAACGTCGCCACCATTGCGGGTGTCATCGGCATCGCCAAAGGCTACCGCCCCCAGCAGCTGCTTGACCTTGGCATCGGCGCGCTGTTGTTTGACATCGGCATGACGCAGCTTCCTGATGGGCTCTGGCGGAAAAAAGGAGTCTTGACGGAAGAGGAAAAGGAAATCGTCCGCCGCCATACGTATCTCGGCTTCGAGCTGTTGCGGCGCCAGCGCAACATTTCGCTCTTTTCCGCCCACTGCGCCTTGCAGCACCATGAGCGGTGCGACGGCAGCGGCTACCCGCGCGCCTTATCGGGCGATG
Above is a window of Geobacillus thermoleovorans DNA encoding:
- the hpf gene encoding ribosome hibernation-promoting factor, HPF/YfiA family, which translates into the protein MMYNVRGENLEVTPALREYVEKKIGKLERYFDGTEDVHVHVNLKVYNDGQGKIEVTIPIPHLLLRAEERHEDMYAAIDLVTDKLERQIRKHKTKVNRKLRDREKEAKLAAPVSIGASAAENNEEEFEIVRTKHFSLKPMDSEEAILQMNLLGHNFFIFTNAETNRTNIVYRRKDGKYGLIEAN
- a CDS encoding tropomyosin, which translates into the protein MEELLRQILSKLDNMEKGFLVFQEETRQRFEQMDGRLTEMNGRLVGLEQEMGAVKERLDRVETRLGGVETRLDGVETRLNGVETRLDGVETRLNGVETRLDGVETRLNGVETRLDGVETRLNGVETRLDGVKTRLNGVETRLDGVETRLGGVETRLDGVETRLDGVETRLDGVETELTEVKETLHRVETQLVDDVQILFRKIHEKVEEKSFEIYALNRRLHHAEAAIEQLQSKA
- the secA gene encoding preprotein translocase subunit SecA, encoding MLGVLKKVFDPNKRQLARLEKIADQVDALGPEMARLSDEQLRQKTEEFKARYQQGESLDDLLVEAFAVVREGAKRVLGLYPYKVQIMGGVVLHEGDIAEMKTGEGKTLTATMPVYLNALTGRGVHVVTVNEYLATRDATEMGKLYEFLGMTVGLNLSGMSREEKQAAYNADITYGTNNEFGFDYLRDNMVLYKEHIVQRPLYYAIIDEVDSILIDEARTPLIISGTAQKSTKLYVQANAFVRTLRKDVDYTYDEKTKSVQLTEEGINKAERAFGIDNLFDLKHVTLNHHIQLALRAHVTMQRDVDYVVQDGKVIIVDPFTGRLMHGRRYSDGLHQAIEAKEGLEIQNESMTLATITFQNYFRMYEKLAGMTGTAKTEEEEFRNIYNMRVVVIPTNRPVIREDRPDLIYRTMEGKFRAVVEDIAARHAKGQPVLVGTVAIETSEMLSEMLKKRGIPHNVLNAKNHAKEAEIIAQAGQKGAVTIATNMAGRGTDIKLGEGVKELGGLAVIGTERHESRRIDNQLRGRSGRQGDPGVSQFYLSLEDELMRRFGSESLMAMMDRLGMDDSQPIQSKMVTKAVESAQKRVEGNNFDARKQLLQYDDVLREQREIIYRQRYEVLDSDNLRGIIEKMIQSVIERVVNAHTPKEEVPEEWNLKGLVEYLNAHLLPEGDVTEADLRGKEPEEMIELIWAKVKARYDEKEAQIPPEQMREFERVVVLRAVDMKWMHHIDAMEQLRQGIHLRAYGQVDPLREYQMEGYAMFEEMIAAIEEEVATYIMKAEIHHNLERQEVAKGEAVHPKEDGEEPKRKPVRKAVRVGRNDPCPCGSGKKYKHCCGRTV
- a CDS encoding HD-GYP domain-containing protein — protein: MRKVHISHAKSGDVLAVDLFAANGSVLLSRGVRLTSGYIRSLAQKGVQYIYIDDKQTYDIRPRPLISPTVRQQAVKKVYETMTALIEQKKLLSRVSSLDLGKEYEKVFKDILDYLLKQEDLLINLSDLVISNGYFFHHSVNVATIAGVIGIAKGYRPQQLLDLGIGALLFDIGMTQLPDGLWRKKGVLTEEEKEIVRRHTYLGFELLRRQRNISLFSAHCALQHHERCDGSGYPRALSGDEIHEYARIVAIADVFDALTSARYHRRQYSPHEAAEYLSAAGGILDYDLIKLFLSHIAIYPVATTVLLNTGHVGVVSQVFPGFPLRPIVRVIKNPAGEELKSPYEIDLRKEMNITIVKAV